The following are from one region of the Paenibacillus bovis genome:
- a CDS encoding GNAT family N-acetyltransferase translates to MNHLKIRQKEILHTENGSLVLEGPVPPEQIQTCRMHAELDAFRRPAEQKEALIEIAGLPEGRIIMATDQDQIIGYVTFHYPDEYERWSEGNMEDLVELGAVEIANEYRGLGLAKKLIQLAFREQQLDNMIVFTTEYYWHWDLENTGLSVWDYRKMMEKLMKNVDMVWFATDDPEICSHPANCLMVRVGKKVPQSSVEAFDRIRFHQRFMY, encoded by the coding sequence ATGAATCATTTGAAAATTAGGCAAAAGGAAATACTTCATACGGAGAACGGCTCCCTGGTATTGGAAGGTCCTGTGCCGCCGGAGCAGATTCAGACCTGCCGGATGCATGCCGAACTGGATGCTTTCCGGCGGCCAGCAGAGCAAAAGGAAGCATTGATCGAGATTGCCGGTTTGCCGGAAGGGCGCATTATTATGGCGACCGATCAGGATCAGATTATAGGCTACGTTACTTTTCATTATCCTGATGAATACGAACGCTGGTCAGAAGGCAATATGGAGGATCTGGTCGAACTGGGTGCTGTGGAGATTGCCAATGAATATCGCGGCCTCGGCCTTGCGAAAAAGCTGATTCAGCTCGCTTTTCGGGAGCAGCAGCTCGATAATATGATCGTATTCACAACTGAATATTACTGGCACTGGGATCTGGAGAATACAGGTCTTAGCGTATGGGATTATCGCAAAATGATGGAGAAGCTGATGAAGAATGTAGATATGGTCTGGTTTGCTACCGATGATCCGGAGATTTGTTCCCATCCGGCAAATTGTCTGATGGTTCGGGTCGGCAAAAAAGTTCCCCAGTCCTCGGTGGAAGCTTTTGACCGGATTCGCTTTCATCAGCGGTTTATGTATTGA
- a CDS encoding acetoin utilization protein AcuC encodes MNDAVYVHHPDSLKYIFHQGHPFDQRRLVLTMDLLQQADALPASSILTPDQPLDEHLLQQIHIPGYIEAVKQLSIPSPSAEALQNAAQYGLDHGDNPYFPGMHESAAAIAAGSVYAADLVMSGQYRHALHLGGGLHHAMPQKSAGFCVYNDAALAITHLRQQYGARVLYIDTDVHHGDGVEMCFYTDPHVFTYSIHETGKYLFPGTGLVEERGAGEGFGFTLNVPVEPYTEDASWLECFEMTLARVMERARPDIIISQHGCDAHAFDPLSHIHCSMEIYRQMPRMIHEAAHTWCEGRWVALGGGGYDIWRVVPRAWSLVWLEMSGHPLMKEMATRKLLSLPATWLERWQKESPVELPTTWLDDVQRWQEMPRREEITRQNRYISELAASYLR; translated from the coding sequence ATGAATGATGCTGTCTATGTACACCATCCCGATAGTCTAAAATATATATTTCATCAGGGACATCCGTTTGATCAGCGCAGGCTGGTATTAACCATGGATCTGCTACAGCAGGCTGACGCGCTGCCAGCTTCGAGCATCCTGACACCGGATCAGCCTCTCGATGAGCATTTACTGCAACAGATTCATATTCCGGGCTATATTGAAGCGGTCAAGCAGTTGAGTATTCCTTCACCTTCTGCCGAAGCCCTGCAAAATGCAGCTCAATATGGTCTGGATCATGGAGACAATCCGTATTTTCCCGGTATGCATGAGAGTGCTGCAGCTATCGCAGCAGGCTCTGTGTATGCCGCGGATCTGGTGATGAGCGGCCAATATCGCCATGCCTTGCATCTGGGCGGAGGACTTCACCATGCCATGCCACAGAAGAGTGCCGGATTTTGCGTCTATAATGATGCAGCGTTGGCGATTACTCATCTGCGTCAGCAGTATGGTGCACGAGTGCTGTATATTGATACCGACGTGCATCATGGAGATGGCGTGGAAATGTGCTTTTATACCGATCCGCATGTGTTTACGTATTCGATTCATGAGACAGGTAAATATCTGTTTCCGGGTACAGGACTTGTAGAAGAACGTGGAGCAGGAGAAGGATTTGGCTTTACACTCAATGTACCCGTCGAGCCCTATACGGAAGATGCTTCCTGGCTGGAATGTTTTGAGATGACGCTGGCTCGGGTGATGGAGCGGGCGCGACCGGATATTATTATCAGCCAGCATGGCTGTGATGCCCATGCATTTGATCCCCTGTCCCATATTCACTGCTCCATGGAGATCTACCGGCAAATGCCGCGTATGATCCATGAGGCGGCCCATACATGGTGTGAAGGACGCTGGGTGGCATTGGGCGGAGGCGGATATGATATTTGGCGCGTTGTACCGAGGGCATGGTCGCTCGTATGGCTGGAAATGAGCGGACATCCACTGATGAAGGAAATGGCAACAAGAAAGCTGCTTTCTCTGCCAGCCACATGGCTCGAACGATGGCAAAAAGAGAGTCCGGTGGAACTGCCAACTACCTGGCTGGACGATGTGCAGCGCTGGCAAGAAATGCCGCGCAGAGAGGAAATAACCCGCCAAAATCGGT